One segment of Synchiropus splendidus isolate RoL2022-P1 chromosome 4, RoL_Sspl_1.0, whole genome shotgun sequence DNA contains the following:
- the acot13 gene encoding acyl-coenzyme A thioesterase 13, giving the protein MSFMSLTSIRQLFKAMADTRGFDRVLNKVNFLAADPGKVVCEMRVEEEHTNRGGTMHGGLTATLVDVISTLAIMNSERGAPGVSVDLNVTYMSAAKLGDDVLITAHVLKEGRTLAFANVDLTNKATGKMIAAGRHTKHLGGS; this is encoded by the exons ATGTCGTTCATGTCGCTAACCTCGATCAGGCAGTTGTTTAAAGCCATGGCGGACACTCGTGGCTTCGACCGTGTGCTCAACAAG GTGAACTTTTTGGCCGCCGATCCGGGGAAGGTGGTGTGTGAGATgcgggtggaggaggagcacaCAAACCGAGGAGGGACGATGCACGGGGGCTTGACCGCCACCCTGGTGGACGTCATCTCCACTTTGGCCATCATGAACAGTGAGAGAGGAGCCCCCGGTGTCAGCGTCGACCTCAACGTGAC ATACATGAGCGCTGCCAAGCTTGGAGATGACGTTCTCATCACTGCTCACGTGCTGAAAGAGGGACGGACGCTGGCGTTTGCCAATGTTGACCTCACCAACAAGGCCACCGGGAAGATGATTGCGGCAGGACGACACACCAAACACCTTGGCGGCAGCTAA